The Streptomyces pactum genome contains a region encoding:
- the pstB gene encoding phosphate ABC transporter ATP-binding protein PstB — protein sequence MAKRIDVSGLNAYYSSFLAIEDISMTVEPRSVTAFIGPSGCGKSTFLRTLNRMHEVTPGGRVEGKVMLDDENLYGAGIDPVAVRREVGMVFQRPNPFPTMSVYDNVAAGLKLNGKFKKSELDDVVEKSLRGANLWNEVKDRLNKPGSGLSGGQQQRLCIARAIAVEPNVLLMDEPCSALDPISTLAIEDLIGELKERFTIVIVTHNMQQAARVSDRTAFFNLAAVGQPGKLIEIDETERIFSNPSVQATEDYISGRFG from the coding sequence ATGGCCAAGCGCATAGATGTCAGCGGCCTCAACGCCTACTACAGCTCCTTCCTGGCCATCGAGGACATCTCGATGACCGTCGAGCCCCGCTCCGTGACGGCCTTCATCGGCCCCTCCGGCTGCGGCAAGTCCACGTTCCTGCGCACGCTCAACCGCATGCACGAGGTCACGCCGGGCGGCCGGGTCGAGGGCAAGGTCATGCTCGACGACGAGAACCTCTACGGCGCGGGCATCGACCCGGTGGCCGTGCGGCGCGAGGTCGGCATGGTCTTCCAGCGGCCGAACCCGTTCCCGACCATGTCGGTGTACGACAACGTCGCGGCCGGTCTGAAGCTCAACGGCAAGTTCAAGAAGTCGGAGCTGGACGACGTCGTCGAGAAGTCCCTGCGCGGCGCCAACCTCTGGAACGAGGTGAAGGACCGCCTGAACAAGCCGGGCTCCGGCCTCTCCGGCGGCCAGCAGCAGCGCCTGTGCATCGCCCGTGCGATCGCGGTCGAGCCGAACGTCCTGCTCATGGACGAGCCCTGCTCCGCCCTGGACCCGATCTCCACCCTCGCGATCGAGGACCTGATCGGCGAGCTGAAGGAGCGCTTCACGATCGTCATCGTGACGCACAACATGCAGCAGGCGGCGCGGGTCTCGGACCGTACGGCGTTCTTCAACCTGGCGGCGGTCGGCCAGCCCGGCAAGCTGATCGAGATCGACGAGACGGAGCGCATCTTCTCCAACCCGTCGGTCCAGGCCACGGAGGACTACATCTCGGGCCGCTTCGGCTAG
- the pstA gene encoding phosphate ABC transporter permease PstA has product MSNATLTPKSGSSLRGATLPKWFLWAVAAGSVAAGLGISAAAGLSSSIQWALIAAVLFVLGTYAISARVEGGRQAKDRVATSMVWVAFIVAVIPLASLIWATVKRGVKVLDGYFLTHSMGVVADAEPGGGIYHAILGTLEQVGIAAVISVPVGVLTAIYLVEYGRGKLAKAVTFFVDVMTGIPSIVAGLFILSTWILMLDMGPSGFAGSLALAILMIPVVVRSTEEMLKLVPNELREASLALGVPKWRTILKVVLPTSIGGITTGVMLAVARITGETAPVLLLVWGTDFINANPFQDAQESLPMYIYLQYSNSGGYGAAYDRAWAAALTLIAFIMILNLVARGIARWKAPKTGR; this is encoded by the coding sequence ATGAGCAACGCAACCCTTACCCCCAAGAGCGGCAGCTCCCTGCGCGGCGCCACGCTGCCCAAGTGGTTCCTCTGGGCGGTCGCCGCCGGCTCCGTCGCGGCCGGCCTGGGCATCAGCGCCGCGGCCGGCCTGAGCAGCAGTATCCAGTGGGCCCTGATCGCCGCGGTCCTCTTCGTCCTGGGCACCTACGCCATCTCGGCGCGCGTCGAGGGCGGGCGGCAGGCCAAGGACCGGGTGGCGACCAGCATGGTGTGGGTCGCGTTCATCGTGGCCGTCATCCCGCTGGCGTCCCTGATCTGGGCGACGGTCAAGCGCGGTGTGAAGGTCCTCGACGGTTACTTCCTCACCCACTCGATGGGCGTGGTCGCCGACGCCGAGCCCGGCGGCGGCATCTACCACGCCATCCTCGGCACCCTGGAGCAGGTCGGCATCGCCGCGGTGATCTCCGTGCCGGTCGGTGTGCTGACCGCGATCTACCTGGTCGAGTACGGCCGCGGCAAGCTCGCCAAGGCGGTCACCTTCTTCGTCGACGTCATGACGGGCATCCCGTCGATCGTCGCCGGTCTGTTCATCCTCAGTACCTGGATCCTGATGCTGGACATGGGCCCGTCCGGCTTCGCCGGCTCGCTCGCCCTGGCGATCCTGATGATCCCGGTGGTCGTCCGCTCCACCGAGGAGATGCTCAAGCTCGTCCCCAACGAGCTGCGTGAGGCGTCCCTGGCGCTCGGCGTGCCGAAGTGGCGCACGATCCTGAAGGTGGTCCTGCCGACGTCGATCGGCGGCATCACCACCGGCGTCATGCTGGCCGTCGCCCGCATCACCGGCGAGACGGCCCCCGTGCTGCTGCTGGTCTGGGGCACGGACTTCATCAACGCCAACCCGTTCCAGGACGCCCAGGAATCGCTGCCGATGTACATCTATCTGCAGTACTCCAACAGCGGCGGCTACGGCGCGGCCTACGACCGCGCGTGGGCGGCGGCCCTGACGCTCATCGCCTTCATCATGATCCTCAACCTGGTGGCCCGCGGCATCGCCCGCTGGAAGGCCCCGAAGACGGGTCGCTGA
- the pstS gene encoding phosphate ABC transporter substrate-binding protein PstS, which produces MKLQRMNRRALALGALAVSGALALTACGSDDTGGNGTGGDAGATANSNIKCDDAKGQLQASGSSAQKNAIDAWVKQYVSACRDVQLNYNPTGSGAGITAFLQGQTAFAGSDSALKPDEIEKSKEVCKDGQAIDLPMVGGPIAVGFNVPGVDSLVLDAPTLAKIFDSKITNWNDAAIAKLNPEAKLPDLKIQAFHRSDESGTTDNFTKYLKEAAPSDWKYEGGKSWEADGGQSAQGSSGLAQQVKQTSGAISYFELSYAKDGMKTVDIKTEAAEPVKATVENATAAIGAAKVVGTGKDLALELDYTPTADGAYPLVLVTYEIVCDKGNKAESLPAAKSFLNYIASEDGQGLLKEAGYAPMPTEIITKVRETISGLS; this is translated from the coding sequence GTGAAGCTTCAGCGCATGAACCGGCGGGCCCTCGCTCTCGGTGCTCTCGCCGTCTCCGGCGCCCTGGCCCTCACGGCGTGCGGCTCCGACGACACCGGCGGCAACGGCACCGGCGGTGACGCCGGCGCCACCGCCAACAGCAACATCAAGTGCGACGACGCCAAGGGCCAGCTCCAGGCCTCCGGCTCCTCCGCCCAGAAGAACGCCATCGACGCCTGGGTCAAGCAGTACGTCTCCGCCTGCCGGGACGTACAGCTCAACTACAACCCGACCGGCTCCGGTGCGGGCATCACCGCGTTCCTCCAGGGCCAGACCGCCTTCGCCGGCTCGGACTCGGCGCTGAAGCCCGACGAGATCGAGAAGTCCAAGGAAGTCTGCAAGGACGGCCAGGCCATCGACCTGCCGATGGTCGGCGGCCCGATCGCCGTGGGCTTCAACGTCCCCGGCGTCGACTCGCTCGTCCTGGACGCTCCGACGCTCGCCAAGATCTTCGACAGCAAGATCACCAACTGGAACGACGCGGCGATCGCCAAGCTCAACCCCGAGGCCAAGCTGCCCGACCTGAAGATCCAGGCCTTCCACCGCTCGGACGAGTCCGGCACCACGGACAACTTCACCAAGTACCTGAAGGAAGCCGCGCCGAGCGACTGGAAGTACGAGGGCGGCAAGTCCTGGGAGGCCGACGGCGGCCAGTCCGCGCAGGGCTCCTCCGGCCTCGCCCAGCAGGTGAAGCAGACGTCGGGCGCCATCTCGTACTTCGAGCTGTCGTACGCCAAGGACGGCATGAAGACCGTCGACATCAAGACCGAGGCCGCCGAGCCGGTCAAGGCCACCGTCGAGAACGCCACCGCGGCCATCGGCGCCGCCAAGGTCGTCGGCACCGGCAAGGACCTCGCGCTGGAGCTGGACTACACGCCGACCGCCGACGGTGCCTACCCGCTGGTCCTCGTCACCTACGAGATCGTCTGCGACAAGGGCAACAAGGCCGAGAGCCTGCCCGCCGCCAAGTCCTTCCTGAACTACATCGCCTCGGAGGACGGCCAGGGCCTGCTGAAGGAAGCCGGCTACGCCCCGATGCCCACCGAGATCATCACCAAGGTCCGCGAGACCATCTCGGGCCTGAGCTGA
- a CDS encoding RNA polymerase sigma factor, whose translation MSETRSDGELLRAVAADADRRAFEELYRRYAPWLTARLRSRCADAGVVDDVVQETFLAVWRGSARYREEGDAAGWLWRIGSRRLVDVLRGDGARGRLRQALARLRHREEASAEERVLAGVEHGDLAGALVRLSPELRAVLQATVIDGLTTREAAVLLGIPPGTVKTRAMRARRQLREALA comes from the coding sequence GTGAGCGAAACGAGAAGCGACGGTGAGCTGCTGCGGGCCGTCGCCGCGGATGCCGACCGGCGCGCCTTCGAGGAGCTGTACCGCCGGTACGCCCCCTGGCTGACCGCCCGGCTGCGCAGCCGCTGCGCGGACGCCGGTGTCGTCGACGACGTCGTACAGGAAACCTTCCTCGCGGTGTGGCGCGGCAGTGCGCGGTACCGCGAGGAGGGGGACGCGGCCGGGTGGCTGTGGCGGATCGGGTCGCGGCGGCTGGTCGACGTGCTGCGCGGCGACGGGGCACGGGGGCGGCTGCGGCAGGCACTGGCCCGGTTGCGGCACCGGGAGGAGGCCTCGGCGGAGGAGCGCGTGCTCGCCGGTGTCGAGCACGGCGACCTCGCCGGCGCCCTCGTCCGGCTCTCGCCGGAGCTGCGCGCGGTGCTCCAGGCCACCGTCATCGACGGGCTGACCACCCGCGAGGCGGCCGTCCTGCTCGGCATTCCGCCGGGCACGGTCAAGACGCGGGCGATGCGCGCCCGCCGGCAGCTCAGGGAGGCGCTGGCATGA
- the pitH gene encoding low-affinity phosphate transporter PitH: MDTFALVVTIGVALFFTYTNGFHDSANAIATSVSTRALTPRAALAMAAVMNLAGAFMGSGVAKTVSEGVIQTPEGSKGMGILFAALVGAIVWNLITWYFGLPSSSSHALFGGMVGAALAGSTTVYWDGVVDKIVIPMFVSPVVGLLAGYLVMTAIMWIFRRANPHKAKRGFRIAQTVSAAGMALGHGLQDAQKTMGIVVMALVIADVEDYGDPIPVWVKVACALMLSAGTYAGGWRIMRTLGRKIIELDPPQGFAAETTGASIMFGSAFLFHAPISTTHVITSSIMGVGATKRVNAVRWGVARNIIMGWFITMPAAAVVAACSFWVVNLAFL, from the coding sequence ATGGACACCTTCGCTCTGGTCGTGACCATCGGGGTCGCGCTCTTCTTCACGTACACCAACGGCTTCCACGACTCGGCGAACGCGATCGCGACGTCGGTGTCGACGCGTGCGCTGACGCCTCGGGCGGCGCTCGCGATGGCCGCCGTCATGAACCTCGCCGGCGCGTTCATGGGCTCCGGGGTCGCCAAGACCGTCAGTGAGGGGGTGATCCAGACCCCCGAGGGTTCGAAGGGGATGGGGATCCTCTTCGCGGCGCTCGTGGGTGCCATCGTCTGGAACCTCATCACCTGGTACTTCGGCCTGCCCTCGTCGTCCTCGCACGCGTTGTTCGGCGGCATGGTGGGTGCGGCTCTGGCCGGGAGTACGACCGTGTACTGGGACGGGGTCGTCGACAAGATCGTCATTCCGATGTTCGTGTCGCCGGTGGTCGGTCTGCTGGCCGGCTACCTGGTCATGACGGCGATCATGTGGATCTTCCGCCGGGCCAACCCGCACAAGGCGAAGCGCGGTTTCCGGATCGCGCAGACGGTGTCGGCGGCGGGCATGGCGCTGGGGCACGGCCTGCAGGACGCGCAGAAGACGATGGGCATCGTGGTGATGGCGCTGGTCATCGCCGATGTCGAGGATTACGGCGACCCCATCCCGGTGTGGGTGAAGGTCGCCTGTGCGCTGATGCTGTCCGCGGGGACGTACGCGGGTGGCTGGCGGATCATGCGGACGCTGGGACGGAAGATCATCGAGCTGGATCCGCCGCAGGGGTTCGCCGCGGAGACGACCGGCGCCTCGATCATGTTCGGCTCGGCGTTCCTGTTCCACGCGCCGATCTCGACGACGCACGTCATCACGTCGTCGATCATGGGTGTGGGCGCGACGAAGCGGGTGAACGCCGTGCGCTGGGGGGTCGCCCGGAACATCATCATGGGGTGGTTCATCACGATGCCGGCGGCCGCGGTGGTGGCCGCGTGTTCGTTCTGGGTCGTGAATCTGGCGTTCCTGTAG
- a CDS encoding RNA degradosome polyphosphate kinase produces the protein MRQPNTQAEVQHTQPSVGSIAAHRPHTVAATVSDLEPDIDADLDAYEESEESQAGGAQLPQGRFLDRERSWLAFNERVLELAEDPDTPLLERANFLAIFAGNLDEFFMVRVAGLKRRIATGVATRSASGLQPREVLEMIWARSRELMARHAACFHEDVAPALAEEGIHLVRWNELAEKEQARLFTLFRHQIFPVLTPLAVDPAHPFPYISGLSLNLAVVVRNPVTGHRHFARVKVPPLLSRFLEASPGRYVPIEDVIAAHLEELFPGMEVLEHHAFRLTRNEDLEVEEDDTENLLQALEKELMRRRFGPPVRLEVEESVDREVLDLLVRELKIGEAEVYPLPGPLDLTGLFRIAGIDRPELKYPKFVAGTHRDLAEVESASAPDVFAALRSRDVLLHHPYDSFSTSVQAFLEQAAADPDVLAIKQTLYRTSGDSPIVDALIDAAESGKQVLVLVEIKARFDEHANIKWARKLEEAGCHVVYGLVGLKTHCKLSLVVRQEGETLRRYCHVGTGNYHPKTARLYEDLGLLTADPQVGADLSDLFNRLSGYSRRETYRRLLVAPKSLRDGLVSRIHKEMQHHRAGRPASIRIKVNSMVDEAVVDACYRASQAGVPVDVWVRGICALRPGVAGLSENIRVRSVLGRFLEHSRVFAFGNGGEPEVWFGSADMMHRNLDRRIEALVRVTDPAHRAALNRLLETGMSDGTASWHLGSDGEWTRHATDSDGQPLRNIQEMLIDARRRRRGTATP, from the coding sequence ATGAGGCAGCCGAACACCCAGGCAGAGGTCCAGCACACGCAGCCCTCCGTGGGCTCCATCGCCGCGCACCGCCCGCACACGGTGGCCGCCACGGTCTCCGACCTGGAACCCGACATCGACGCGGACCTCGACGCGTACGAGGAGTCGGAGGAGTCCCAGGCCGGCGGTGCCCAGCTCCCGCAGGGCCGCTTCCTGGACCGGGAACGGAGCTGGCTCGCGTTCAACGAGCGCGTCCTCGAACTGGCCGAGGACCCGGACACGCCCCTCCTCGAGCGTGCCAACTTCCTCGCGATCTTCGCCGGCAACCTGGACGAGTTCTTCATGGTCCGCGTCGCCGGTCTCAAACGCCGCATCGCGACCGGCGTCGCCACCCGCTCCGCCTCCGGTCTCCAGCCCCGCGAGGTGCTGGAGATGATCTGGGCCCGCTCCCGCGAGCTGATGGCCCGGCACGCCGCCTGCTTCCACGAGGACGTCGCCCCCGCCCTCGCCGAGGAGGGCATCCACCTGGTCCGCTGGAACGAACTCGCGGAGAAGGAGCAGGCCCGCCTCTTCACCCTCTTCCGGCACCAGATCTTCCCGGTCCTCACCCCCCTCGCGGTCGATCCGGCCCACCCGTTCCCGTACATCTCGGGCCTCTCCCTCAACCTCGCGGTCGTCGTCCGCAACCCCGTCACGGGCCACCGCCACTTCGCCCGCGTCAAGGTCCCCCCGCTGCTCTCCCGCTTCCTGGAGGCCTCGCCGGGCCGCTACGTCCCCATCGAGGACGTCATCGCCGCGCACCTCGAAGAGCTGTTCCCCGGCATGGAGGTCCTGGAGCACCACGCCTTCCGCCTCACCCGCAACGAGGACCTCGAGGTGGAGGAGGACGACACGGAGAACCTCCTCCAGGCCCTCGAGAAGGAACTCATGCGGCGCCGCTTCGGCCCGCCCGTCCGCCTCGAGGTCGAGGAGTCCGTCGACCGCGAGGTCCTGGACCTCCTCGTCCGCGAGCTGAAGATCGGCGAGGCGGAGGTCTACCCGCTGCCCGGCCCCCTCGACCTCACCGGCCTCTTCCGCATCGCCGGCATCGACCGGCCCGAGCTGAAGTACCCGAAGTTCGTCGCCGGCACCCACCGCGACCTGGCCGAGGTCGAATCGGCCTCCGCGCCGGACGTCTTCGCCGCGCTCCGCAGCAGGGACGTCCTGCTCCACCACCCGTACGACTCCTTCTCCACCTCCGTCCAGGCCTTCCTGGAGCAGGCGGCGGCCGACCCGGACGTCCTCGCGATCAAGCAGACGCTGTACCGGACGTCCGGCGACTCACCGATAGTCGACGCGCTCATCGACGCGGCCGAGTCCGGCAAGCAGGTCCTCGTCCTGGTCGAGATCAAGGCCCGCTTCGACGAGCACGCCAACATCAAGTGGGCCCGCAAGCTGGAGGAGGCCGGCTGCCACGTCGTCTACGGACTGGTCGGCCTGAAGACCCACTGCAAGCTGTCCCTGGTGGTCCGCCAGGAGGGCGAGACGCTACGCCGCTACTGCCACGTCGGCACCGGCAACTACCACCCGAAGACGGCCCGCCTCTACGAGGACCTCGGCCTGCTCACCGCGGACCCGCAGGTCGGCGCGGACCTCTCCGACCTGTTCAACCGTCTCTCCGGCTACTCCCGGCGCGAGACCTACCGCCGCCTCCTCGTCGCCCCCAAGTCGCTGCGCGACGGCCTGGTCTCCCGTATCCACAAGGAGATGCAGCACCACCGCGCCGGCCGCCCCGCCTCCATCCGCATCAAGGTCAACTCGATGGTCGACGAGGCCGTGGTCGACGCGTGCTACCGCGCGTCCCAGGCCGGCGTCCCCGTCGACGTGTGGGTGCGCGGCATCTGCGCGCTGCGCCCCGGCGTGGCGGGCCTGTCGGAGAACATCCGGGTCCGCTCCGTCCTCGGCCGCTTCCTCGAGCACTCGCGCGTCTTCGCCTTCGGCAACGGCGGCGAACCCGAGGTCTGGTTCGGCAGCGCCGACATGATGCACCGCAATCTCGACCGTCGTATAGAGGCCCTGGTCCGGGTCACCGACCCGGCTCACCGGGCGGCCCTCAACCGGCTGCTGGAGACCGGTATGTCCGACGGCACCGCCTCCTGGCACCTCGGCTCGGACGGCGAGTGGACCCGGCACGCGACCGACTCGGACGGTCAGCCCCTGCGCAACATCCAGGAGATGCTCATAGACGCCCGGAGGCGCCGGCGTGGCACAGCGACACCTTGA
- a CDS encoding CHAD domain-containing protein: MAQRHLDPTDPAATATVTAPAGPPAPADADALAAYLRAQATEFLRALRLHRESGTGTHGGNGPHGTAGSHGTPSSHGTPGATGAQSTRGPDGAHRPDRARRPVKAPPPAGPVDAVRALRRAARRLSGTLHTFQPLLDADWAEGMRPELAWLSGTLAMEHAYASRLERLLQALHRLSGSSAFPAQQTAGRATTAEPASASASSPASASVGVPAAHPASPDRGNLTVGAAKAGALLDRQLTLARTRAHSTALQALGSSRFHAVADKVALLASEVPLRSTTAATTDLRPLAATAQDRLADAVAALPLVTAGNPYNAQALVHGLSPDPAPHPQDAQWHQVRLLLRLHRYALEVLAGAEAGEAEDSVDVRLLAAGEALNRHRDAAEAAAAAAQAARTPRIAPATAYALGVLHADQRHEVEAARYAFQHSWRKEPVRLP, encoded by the coding sequence GTGGCACAGCGACACCTTGACCCGACGGACCCCGCGGCCACGGCCACGGTCACGGCCCCCGCCGGCCCGCCGGCACCCGCGGACGCGGACGCCCTCGCGGCCTACCTGCGCGCCCAGGCGACGGAGTTCCTCCGCGCCCTGCGCCTGCACCGCGAATCGGGAACAGGCACACACGGCGGGAACGGCCCACACGGCACGGCCGGCTCACACGGCACACCCAGCTCACACGGCACGCCCGGCGCGACCGGCGCGCAGAGCACGCGCGGTCCGGACGGAGCGCACCGCCCGGACAGGGCGCGCCGCCCGGTCAAAGCGCCCCCGCCCGCGGGGCCGGTGGACGCGGTCCGCGCCCTGCGCCGCGCCGCCCGCCGCCTGAGCGGCACGCTGCACACCTTCCAGCCCCTGCTGGACGCCGACTGGGCGGAGGGCATGCGCCCCGAGCTGGCCTGGCTGTCCGGCACGCTGGCGATGGAGCACGCGTACGCGTCCCGCCTGGAGCGCCTGCTCCAGGCCCTGCACCGGCTGTCCGGTTCGTCGGCGTTCCCGGCACAGCAGACGGCGGGCCGGGCCACCACCGCCGAACCCGCCTCCGCATCCGCCTCCTCGCCCGCCTCCGCGTCCGTCGGCGTGCCCGCCGCCCACCCGGCGTCCCCGGACCGGGGCAATCTCACCGTGGGCGCGGCCAAGGCGGGCGCGCTGCTCGACCGCCAGCTCACCCTGGCCCGCACCCGGGCGCACTCCACCGCCCTCCAGGCGCTGGGCAGCAGCCGGTTCCACGCCGTCGCCGACAAGGTGGCCTTACTGGCGAGCGAGGTCCCGCTGAGGAGCACCACCGCCGCCACCACCGACCTGCGCCCCCTGGCCGCCACCGCCCAGGACCGCCTCGCCGACGCCGTGGCCGCCCTGCCCCTGGTCACCGCGGGGAATCCGTACAACGCCCAGGCCCTGGTCCACGGCCTCTCCCCGGACCCGGCGCCCCACCCCCAGGACGCCCAGTGGCACCAGGTCCGCCTGCTGCTGCGCCTGCACCGCTACGCCCTCGAGGTACTGGCCGGCGCGGAAGCCGGCGAGGCCGAGGACAGCGTGGACGTGCGCCTCCTGGCCGCGGGCGAGGCCCTCAACCGCCACCGCGACGCCGCGGAGGCCGCCGCGGCCGCGGCCCAGGCCGCCCGTACGCCACGCATCGCCCCGGCGACGGCGTACGCGCTCGGCGTGCTCCACGCCGACCAGCGGCATGAGGTGGAGGCGGCGAGGTACGCGTTCCAGCACAGTTGGCGCAAGGAACCCGTCAGGCTGCCGTAG
- a CDS encoding DUF47 domain-containing protein: MRFRLTPRETSFYDMFAASADNIVTGSKLLMELLGADASARAEIAERMRAAEHAGDDATHAIFHQLNSSFITPFDREDIYNLASSLDDIMDFMEEAVDLVVLYNVEDLPKGVEQQIEVLARAAELTAEAMPNLRTMDNLTEYWIEVNRLENQADQIHRKLLAHLFNGTYEAIEVLKLKQIVDVLEEAADAFEHVANTVETIAVKES, from the coding sequence GTGCGCTTTCGTCTGACCCCCAGGGAGACGAGCTTCTACGACATGTTCGCCGCTTCCGCGGACAACATCGTCACGGGCTCCAAGCTCCTGATGGAACTGCTCGGGGCGGACGCATCCGCCCGGGCCGAGATCGCAGAGCGTATGCGGGCCGCCGAACACGCAGGTGACGACGCCACGCACGCGATCTTTCACCAGTTGAACTCCTCGTTCATCACGCCCTTCGACCGCGAGGACATCTACAACCTCGCCTCGTCCCTCGACGACATCATGGACTTCATGGAGGAGGCCGTCGACCTGGTCGTCCTCTACAACGTCGAGGATCTGCCCAAGGGCGTCGAGCAGCAGATCGAGGTGCTGGCACGGGCCGCGGAACTGACCGCCGAGGCCATGCCGAACCTGCGCACCATGGACAACCTCACCGAGTACTGGATCGAGGTCAACCGGCTCGAGAACCAGGCCGACCAGATCCACCGCAAGCTGCTCGCCCACCTCTTCAACGGCACGTACGAGGCCATCGAGGTGCTGAAGCTGAAGCAGATCGTGGACGTTCTGGAAGAGGCGGCCGACGCCTTCGAGCACGTGGCGAACACGGTGGAGACCATCGCGGTCAAGGAGTCCTGA
- the pstC gene encoding phosphate ABC transporter permease subunit PstC yields the protein MDITTDPQKPAPAPVPHQPPGTGTSRAARGATRPGDRIFLGLSRGSGIFVLVIMAAIAAFLTYRASIAISKNEANFFTTLEWNPTGMPPEFGIAVLAFGTVVSSVIAMAVAVPIAVGIALFITHYAPRKLGGAIGYVIDLLAAVPSIVYGLWGALVLVPHMEGLFGWLDEYLGWTGVFEWNQGAPRSLFTVGILLAIMILPIITNVSREVFRQVPRMHEEAALALGATRWEVIRISVLPFGRSGVISASMLGLGRALGETMAVAMVLSSSFEINLSLLDTGGGTFAQNIASKFNEATVMGRDALIASGLVLFVITLLVNGAARMIIGRRKEYSGANA from the coding sequence ATGGACATAACCACTGATCCCCAAAAGCCCGCACCAGCCCCCGTACCGCACCAGCCCCCCGGAACCGGGACCAGCCGCGCCGCACGCGGCGCCACCCGCCCCGGCGACCGGATCTTCCTCGGGCTCTCCCGCGGTTCCGGCATCTTCGTGCTGGTCATCATGGCCGCCATCGCGGCCTTCCTGACCTACCGCGCCTCGATCGCGATCAGCAAGAACGAGGCCAACTTCTTCACCACCCTCGAGTGGAACCCCACCGGCATGCCGCCGGAGTTCGGCATCGCGGTCCTGGCCTTCGGCACCGTCGTGTCGTCGGTCATCGCCATGGCCGTCGCGGTCCCGATCGCAGTCGGCATCGCCCTGTTCATCACGCACTACGCGCCGCGCAAGCTGGGCGGAGCGATCGGGTACGTGATCGACCTGCTCGCCGCCGTGCCCTCGATCGTCTACGGCCTGTGGGGCGCGCTCGTCCTCGTGCCGCACATGGAGGGGCTCTTCGGCTGGCTGGACGAGTACCTCGGCTGGACCGGCGTCTTCGAGTGGAACCAGGGCGCGCCGCGCTCGCTGTTCACCGTGGGCATCCTGCTCGCGATCATGATCCTGCCGATCATCACCAACGTCAGCCGTGAGGTCTTCCGGCAGGTCCCGCGCATGCACGAGGAAGCCGCCCTGGCCCTCGGCGCCACGCGCTGGGAGGTCATCCGGATCTCGGTGCTGCCCTTCGGCCGCTCCGGCGTCATCTCCGCCTCGATGCTCGGACTCGGCCGCGCGCTCGGCGAGACGATGGCCGTGGCGATGGTGCTCTCCTCGAGCTTCGAGATCAACCTCAGCCTGCTCGACACGGGCGGCGGCACCTTCGCCCAGAACATCGCCAGCAAGTTCAACGAGGCGACCGTGATGGGCCGTGACGCGCTGATCGCCTCCGGTCTCGTCCTCTTCGTCATCACCCTGCTGGTCAACGGTGCGGCCCGGATGATCATCGGTCGCCGCAAGGAGTACTCGGGGGCCAACGCATGA
- a CDS encoding metal-sensitive transcriptional regulator, producing MTTTEAGAGAPSPAVDAVETDGTDVVTDHDRGVHGYHKQKDEHLKRLRRIEGQIRGLQRMVDEDVYCIDILTQVSASTKALQSFALQLLEEHLRHCVADAAVKGGTEIDAKVAEATKAIGRLLRT from the coding sequence ATGACGACCACTGAGGCCGGCGCAGGTGCGCCCTCCCCCGCCGTGGACGCGGTCGAGACGGACGGGACGGACGTCGTGACCGACCACGACCGCGGTGTGCACGGCTACCACAAACAGAAGGACGAGCACCTCAAGCGGCTGCGCCGCATCGAGGGCCAGATCCGGGGCCTGCAGCGGATGGTCGACGAGGACGTCTACTGCATCGACATACTCACCCAGGTCTCCGCCTCCACGAAGGCCCTGCAGTCCTTCGCGCTGCAACTCCTGGAGGAGCATCTGCGCCACTGCGTCGCCGACGCGGCCGTCAAGGGCGGCACCGAGATCGACGCGAAGGTGGCGGAGGCGACGAAGGCGATCGGCCGCCTGCTGCGCACCTGA
- a CDS encoding NUDIX hydrolase, translating to MSPAEDTITVRAAGCVLWRPVPGRPSPRLELCLVHRPKYDDWSHPKGKLKRGEDPLAGALREVAEETGYAAAPGAELPTVRYLADGRPKEVRYWSAAATTGAFTPSDEVDRILWLEPAAARARLTQPHDRTLVDALLATRPPGTTPCP from the coding sequence GTGAGCCCCGCCGAGGACACCATCACCGTCCGCGCGGCAGGCTGCGTCCTGTGGCGCCCCGTCCCCGGGCGCCCCTCCCCGCGCCTGGAGCTCTGCCTCGTCCACCGCCCGAAGTACGACGACTGGTCGCACCCGAAGGGCAAGCTCAAGCGCGGCGAGGACCCGCTCGCGGGCGCCCTGCGCGAAGTCGCCGAGGAGACGGGGTACGCCGCCGCACCGGGCGCCGAGCTGCCCACCGTGCGCTACCTCGCGGACGGCCGCCCCAAGGAGGTCCGGTACTGGTCGGCGGCGGCCACCACCGGCGCCTTCACCCCGTCCGACGAGGTAGACCGCATCCTGTGGCTGGAGCCCGCGGCGGCCCGCGCCCGCCTCACTCAGCCGCACGACCGGACCCTCGTCGACGCCCTGCTGGCGACGCGCCCGCCCGGGACCACTCCGTGTCCTTGA